tgcccgcgttttttttttaaatttagtaacggattcaaTCCGTTActgaatccgttactaattcgcATATTTATACACTCATCCATTTTATCTATCTTCATTTCATTCACTTTCTTTCCCCTCTTCTTTCCTCATTCCTTCATTTTCCCCttatcttattttcttctctcatCTCCCTTCATTTTATTCATTTCTTCTCTCCTCATTCATTCATTTCTTCTCTCCTCATTCCTGCATTTTTCCcttatcttattttcttttctcaattattttcttacattttctcttcaattttctttcatttttaatcttccttttatctcttaatttttgtttcattttctttattttctctcatatttttttctttcattttcttctattttctttcattttcttccatttttttcattttctcttccacATTCTATCATTTTCcattcctttttctttcattattcattcatttactttcttttctctcatatatatactctaactttttttttcattcttttctatatcttcattttctatttatttttctttattttttcttcatctttctctcattttcttttctttttttctcttttttcttcctttttttctcattttctttaatttcccctttttccttattttctcttcatttttatcattattttcttctattttctcttttttcttattttttcttttatatctctttttttttcattctctctcattttttcattttttagatttttctcatgtaattttataagaattttcttataaaattaataaaatttaaaatattaaagttaatatttaatgtaaaatacaatgaaaaaattaatagtttatcataattaaattattatttaatgtaaaatataatgaaataaattaataatttaatataattttttaaatatttcttaaaaattaaccacaaatttaataatggaatataaatttaatatatttttttattttttattttatcaaattagtaacggattagcaACGGATTtctatccgttactaaatttagtaatggatttaatttatatgtatatatatatatattaaaatttttattaaattattaacggattttgaatccgttactaaatttcattataaatccgttattaaatccgttactaaacccgttacaaaattagtaacggattgctaatccgttactattgtATTAGCAACGAGGTTCATAGTAACGGatataaatccgttactaaacagATTAATAATGGATTTTTCATTGATTAGCAACGAAAAAATCTGTTATTATTCCGGAAAAATCTTGTAGTGAGTTTTGTAATGGTTGTAAGGTGAATTTCAATATGAGCGTTCTCTTAAAAAATTTTGGTAGTTATCAAAATTTACGTGGTTGTTGATGAGATTTATATGATATTAATCTTTAAAACTTTTGAGTTTGAGAACTGAATTTTTGATTTGAAATTGAGAATTGAGCCTTTTAtgttttgttattaatttttaaaaagtaattgaattaaattaaatcgaatcaaattaatttagtttgatttgatttttatgaaaattgattttatattttaaaatgtttaatttatTAAGTTTAACCAGTTTAGTTCACTTTTAAAATTGACCTAATTATTTGTAGTTTTACATGTCTATATTGAAGATGTTTTTGGTTACCTTGAGGCAAGATTGCTGGCTTTAGTAGAGGCAGAATCTGCGATGGCATTGCAGCGACATTTCTTCCAACAGCAAAGCTGAGTGCTAGGTGGCAGCCTACTGTGTTGTTGGGCCTTTGTCGGAGCTTGTGTATAGTTAGGCAACCGGCTCACTATCTGGAATCAGGCTCTtatccttttggcacttttgaaCTTTTTAATGCAACGGAGATTTGCATGCtaaaaaaaagtatttagtGCATTCAGTATATATctacaatatttaaaaaaataaatttattaattcaaataattcaATAGTTTTCATCAattcatattaatattatacacttttaattttaaataattaaattcaaccTTTAAAGTTTATCATAATTTTCACAATAAtctcaaatcaaattttaatgtaaatttGAGAAATAATTAGCAATCCGGATTTTTCCAAATCAAATCTTCTTTGCACCTCCTTAGGCATTCCAGTGCTCTTGAAGTTCATGCAAAGTAGCGAGAACTATCTcataataatttgataaaattattatttagtttctccttaatcttttaattttaaaacgaatattaaatatttcttaattttaaaattttttattaattagtctcacTCTTAATTCtatctattaaatattaaaaaaaattttaaatacttttaattaaagaaattaattaattaatttttatttttataaaattaaagattaattaataaattttttatattataaaaattaaaaataaattatttaatatttaaaattaacggtcgactgattaataaatttttttttttataaatattttaatatattttttaaaattaaaaaattttattatattatatgtactaaatagtaaattatttataatatttttatgattatatttttttaatattataattaataaaaattaaaatttatatatttgaataatattatattataatatgtataaaaaattaatacaaattaaatagTGAATATAACACATAAATGCAAGTGGAAATCAAGTTAGTAAAATCTAGTAActattaacaaaaaataatacataattaattttaaaatttcaaagattaatctgttatttaatttatatgattttAACTATTTTccatacaaaaatttaaaaaaagaaaaagaaatcaaaaaatttataaaaaaatatttgtagttaaattttaaaaatttaaataattaattttgtaaaagaTTTACATGTACGTTGaataaatcatataaatattataaataataaattttagaaaattttaagtaaTAATAATGTTGAATAAAGGTATGTACGTCGAGTCAAAATAGAAATGATAACGTGCAGAATCGCAATTCGCAGAGGACGCTTGGTGATCTGTTTGGCCTTACCTCGCTCAGAAACCGACACATAATCCTCCCTGACATGCGTAGCTATCGCCTGCGGATAACAATTTCGCTGCTTGGGTTCTTTTCTCGATGTGAAAACGGTGGTGGGTTGTCATTTTGCGGCTCCGTTAACTCGTAGGAGAGCTACCCTTCATCATCGCTCTTGCCTTCTTTCTTCTTGTGTGAGAGCCATATAGCTCCTCTGGCTCTGGGAACAACAAAAGATTTCAAATTTGCACTGTGCTGAGATCATTGTCCATTTTTGAAGTTTAGCGTGAGTGCCTTTTAATAGTCTTTATAAGCATTGCTCCTGTGTTGCGGTATGTGTTCTTGGGCTCGCTTTTGTTTCTTCACAGTTAGTTTCTACGTAGTCATGCTCTGTTCTTCTTATTTAAGAAGTTGTTAAGAACAGATACTTGAAGCCCATTTGGCTCGATTTAGAAATTGAATGAATTCGGGACTCTTTCCatctgttttttattttattttattttttggatgATTAAACATGGTTTAGTGGTAGTTCTGAAAATTACACTCAACGATTTAATTTGACTTTCTCTTGTTAATACTTGGATTTCCCAGTGTATAATACCCAATTCTAATTATGAGAATATAGTAGTTAGTGTTCATTGTCATGTACAGAGCGAGCCAAACAGCTTAAGTGCTTTTTGTTAATGTGAACATCAATTTTGTCTTGTTAGTGGTACTGTTGAAGACATTGCCACCCTAAGTGGAACTTCAACTTTGTCTCTATGACATTGTTTTGGCATTTAGATAACCATTATTATGAATTTTTGTTTGATGTTTACTGCAGAAACAGAGGAATTTATTGACTAAACCACATTCTGCTCAATGGTGGAACCCAACAATGCCGAGTATGTAGTGCTAGGAGAAGCATCTTCTCCTAGGTTGGATGAGATCCAGAAGGTTTCAATCGTTCCTCTTATTTTCTTGatattttatgaagtttctggAGGGCCATTTGGTGTTGAAGACAGTGTCAAGGCAGCTGGACCCCTTTTAGCTCTTCttggattttttctttttccatttatATGGAGCATTCCAGAAGCCTTGATAACTGCAGAAATGAGTACCATGTTTCCAGAGAATGGTGGGTATGTAGTATGGGTATCATCAGCTCTGGGTCCTTATTGGGGATTTCAACAAGGTTGGATGAAATGGCTAAGTGGGGTTATTGATAATGCTTTATACCCGGTTTTGTTTCTAGACTATCTGAAATCTGCAATACCAGCACTTGAGAGTGGTTTCCCTAGAATAGTAGCTGTTCTGGCACTGACTATTGCTCTAACTTATATGAACTACAGGGGTTTAACAATAGTGGGACGGGTTGCTATACTCTTAGGGGTGttttctcttcttccttttgtgTTCATGGGACTTGTTGCAATCCCGAAATTGAAGCCTTCAAGATGGCTTGTGATGGATTTGGATAATGTGGACTGGGGTTTATACTTAAACACtctcttttggaatcttaatTACTGGGACTCGATTAGTACTCTTGCTGGGGAGGTGGAAAATCCTAGTAAAACTCTTCCCAAAGCTCTGTTTTATGCTGTTATCTTGGTTGTTTCAGGGTACCTTTTCCCTATCTTGATTGGTACTGGAGCAGTTCCACTCGATCGTGAACTATGGTCTGATGGATATTTCTCAGATATTGCAAAAATTCTGGGAGGTATATGGTTAAGAACGTGGATCCAGGGAGCTTCTGCTTTATCAAACATGGGCATGTTTGTGGCTGAGATGAGCAGCGACTCCTTTCAACTTCTGGGAATGGCAGAGCGAGGGATGCTTCCTGAGTTCTTTGGCAAGAGGTCTAGCTATGGAACCCCTGTAGCTGGGATCATATTCTCTGCATCTGGTGTGATTTTGCTCTCATGGTTGAGCTTTCAGGAGATTGTAGCTGCAGAGAACTTCTTATACTGTTTTGGAATGATTATGGAATTTATAGCATTTGTAAAATTGAGGATAGAATACCCAGGAGC
This sequence is a window from Manihot esculenta cultivar AM560-2 chromosome 4, M.esculenta_v8, whole genome shotgun sequence. Protein-coding genes within it:
- the LOC110612916 gene encoding probable polyamine transporter At1g31830, which gives rise to MVEPNNAEYVVLGEASSPRLDEIQKVSIVPLIFLIFYEVSGGPFGVEDSVKAAGPLLALLGFFLFPFIWSIPEALITAEMSTMFPENGGYVVWVSSALGPYWGFQQGWMKWLSGVIDNALYPVLFLDYLKSAIPALESGFPRIVAVLALTIALTYMNYRGLTIVGRVAILLGVFSLLPFVFMGLVAIPKLKPSRWLVMDLDNVDWGLYLNTLFWNLNYWDSISTLAGEVENPSKTLPKALFYAVILVVSGYLFPILIGTGAVPLDRELWSDGYFSDIAKILGGIWLRTWIQGASALSNMGMFVAEMSSDSFQLLGMAERGMLPEFFGKRSSYGTPVAGIIFSASGVILLSWLSFQEIVAAENFLYCFGMIMEFIAFVKLRIEYPGAPRPYTIPVGTAGAILICIPPTLLILVVLALASLKVMAISIFTVILGLAMQPCLMYAAKKRWFRFSENSNIADIYSTYYERNAP